The Planococcus halocryophilus nucleotide sequence TTTGCGTATACTAATTTACTTAACTGTAGCTTCTTGAAGTTTTTTCTCAAACAACTCCAACAACTGCTCACGCAGCTCTGGACGTTTCAAAGCAAATTCAATTGTCGTCTCAATAAAACCGAATTTCTCACCAACATCAAAACGTTGGCCATCAAAATCATAAGCATAAACCGACTGAACTTCATTTAACTTCTGAATCGCATCAGTCAATTGAATTTCTCCACCTGCTCCTAGTTGGTGCTGACCTAAGTATTCAAATATTTCCGGGGTTAATATATAGCGACCCATGATTGCATAATTTGATGGGGCTGTTCCGGCTGTTGGTTTCTCAACAAACTTGTTAACTTGGATCAATTTACCGTCTACTGAAACAGGATCAATAATGCCATAACGATCTGTGTCTTGTGCAGCCACTTGTTGGACGCCGATTACACTCTTACCAGTTACTTCATGTTGATTCATCAATTGAGCTAAGCAAGGCTCATCATTTTCAACAATATCATCACCTAGCAAAACAGCAAATGGTTCATCACCAATAAACTTACGAGCTGACCAAATCGCATGACCTAAACCAAGAGGCTGTTTCTGACGAATAAAGTGAATTTCTACCTTAGAAGTTTCTAAAACAGAATCCAACATATCCATCTTACCTTTTCTCATCAAAGTATCTTCCAATTCAAATGCATGATCAAAATGGTCTTCTATTGCACGTTTACCCTT carries:
- the galU gene encoding UTP--glucose-1-phosphate uridylyltransferase GalU, with the translated sequence MKVKKAIIPAAGLGTRFLPATKAMPKEMLPIVDKPTIQYIIEEAIASGIEDIIIVTGKGKRAIEDHFDHAFELEDTLMRKGKMDMLDSVLETSKVEIHFIRQKQPLGLGHAIWSARKFIGDEPFAVLLGDDIVENDEPCLAQLMNQHEVTGKSVIGVQQVAAQDTDRYGIIDPVSVDGKLIQVNKFVEKPTAGTAPSNYAIMGRYILTPEIFEYLGQHQLGAGGEIQLTDAIQKLNEVQSVYAYDFDGQRFDVGEKFGFIETTIEFALKRPELREQLLELFEKKLQEATVK